One Mycolicibacterium sp. TUM20985 genomic window, CCTCCGAGACGGGCTTGTTCATGTCGACCTCGAAGCGCATGTCCCGGTTGGTGATGATGCCGACCAGCGACCCGGTGACGTCGACCACGGGCAGTCCCGAGATGCGGAACCGCGCACACAAGGCGTCGACCTCGGCCAGTGTGTTGTCGGGCGAGCACGTCACGGGGTCGGTGACCATCCCGGCTTCGGACCGCTTGACCGTCTCGACCTGGCCGGCCTGCTCGGCCACCGGCAGGTTGCGGTGCAGCACGCCCATCCCGCCGGCCCTCGCCATCGCAATGGCCATCCGCGATTCGGTGACGGTGTCCATCGCCGAGCTGACGAGCGGCACCCGCAGCCGGATCCGCTTGGTGAGCTGGCTGGACGTGTTCGCATTCGCGGGCACCACGTCGGAGGCCGCGGGGAGCAGTAGGACGTCGTCGAAGGTGAGTCCGAGCATCGCGATCTTGGTGGGATCGTCTCCGCCGGTGGGCACCGGAACGGCGAGGGGCAGGCTGCTTTCAGCGATCGACATTTGTGTGGCCTCCAGGTGGCGCAGAACTACGGGACCATCCTATCGGGATCGGGCGCGACGCTTGGCTCCACGCGCCATTGGCAACGTGGTTGGAACACGCGACATGCCTTGACGCAGCGTGCGGATCGCTGGCGCGACACCCGCGGTCCTGAGTAGTGTGGAGCCGTGCGTGACCATCTGCCACCGGGTTTGCCGCCCGACCCCTTCGCCGATGATCCGAGCGACCCTACGGCGGCTCTGGACGCACTCGAGCCTGGGCAGCCGTTGGACCCACAGGAACGCATCGCCGTCGAGGCCGATCTCGCCGATCTGGCCGTTTACGAAGCACTGTTGGGGCACAAGGGAATCCGCGGTCTAGTGGTCTGCTGCGACGAATGCCAGCAGGACCACTATCACGACTGGGACATGTTGCGGGCCAACCTCCTGCAGCTGCTGGTGGACGGGACCGTTCGGCCCCACGAGCCGGCCTACGACCCCGAGCCCGACGCCTATGTCACCTGGGACTATTGCCGCGGCTACGCCGATGCGTCCCTCAACGAGGCGACGACCGAATCAGACGGTTATCGCTGAGGGCGTAGACGTCCCCTTCGCTGGCACCTCTAGCCGGTCCTGTCACACCCGTTTGCCATCGAGCCCTCGCGGGGGCCTTGGCCTAGTTCGCGGGCCAGCCGA contains:
- a CDS encoding DUF5319 domain-containing protein → MRDHLPPGLPPDPFADDPSDPTAALDALEPGQPLDPQERIAVEADLADLAVYEALLGHKGIRGLVVCCDECQQDHYHDWDMLRANLLQLLVDGTVRPHEPAYDPEPDAYVTWDYCRGYADASLNEATTESDGYR